The following proteins are co-located in the Halarcobacter sp. genome:
- a CDS encoding carbamoyltransferase C-terminal domain-containing protein, whose product MGKYFIGLSTSGHDPAFAIVNEKGKVVFAEASERFLQCKRAWGIAPDHIDHVAPHIKKIIKDDPYSNFFISTSWKKEKQSISADNSTKQLKPSSLLVDSNIGEWMLGIQSQIHKNSGHNIKTIFESNINDKIMNFDHHLCHATNAVYSSPYDNALVLVSDGEGEVGALSLFHLKNRKLKRLWRSWGPGSLGTYYCWLTSLCGFDWIAGEEWKVMGLAAFGEPDLSLLEVLETIIIFEDGRPIFADKATILNVEKKLSKYVRKANEPVEKASVLAATGQLAYEKFMNKILNNLKKYGEDNLILSGGTALNSSYNGKIVKNTFFNNVHIPSAPADDGNAIGSALLGWMEITENKEIPFFSETCYLGTLPDLNVINNTVLKSKWNTHSLSNNSYKIIAEELAKGKIIGIFRGAAEFGPRALGHRSILADPRSKKMKDLINKEVKGRESYRPFAPIVLEEYQNEWFEDSIDSPFMSFTFQYKTDKVNLVPAVVHEDNTGRVQTINKNRDPWLYSLIKEFNRITGVPIILNTSFNIMGKPIVHSVQDAVAVFGTTGLDGLLMEDIYFEK is encoded by the coding sequence ATGGGGAAATATTTTATTGGTTTATCAACTTCTGGTCATGATCCAGCATTTGCAATTGTAAATGAAAAAGGAAAAGTTGTTTTTGCAGAAGCTAGTGAGCGTTTTTTACAATGTAAAAGAGCATGGGGAATAGCTCCTGATCACATAGATCATGTAGCTCCTCATATTAAAAAAATAATTAAAGATGATCCTTATAGTAATTTTTTTATTTCTACAAGTTGGAAAAAAGAGAAACAAAGTATATCTGCTGATAATAGTACTAAACAATTAAAACCTTCTTCTTTGTTAGTAGATTCAAATATTGGTGAATGGATGCTTGGTATTCAATCTCAAATACATAAAAATAGTGGACATAATATTAAAACTATTTTTGAATCTAATATAAATGATAAAATAATGAATTTTGATCATCATTTATGTCATGCTACAAATGCTGTATATTCATCACCATATGATAATGCACTTGTCTTAGTTTCTGATGGAGAAGGAGAAGTTGGCGCACTTAGTTTATTTCATCTAAAAAATCGTAAATTAAAGCGATTATGGCGATCTTGGGGACCTGGGAGTTTAGGAACTTATTATTGTTGGTTAACTTCTCTTTGTGGTTTTGATTGGATAGCTGGTGAAGAGTGGAAAGTAATGGGGTTAGCAGCATTTGGTGAACCTGATTTATCTTTACTTGAAGTACTTGAAACCATAATAATCTTTGAGGATGGAAGACCAATTTTTGCAGATAAAGCAACAATTCTAAATGTAGAAAAGAAATTATCTAAATATGTGCGAAAAGCTAATGAACCTGTTGAAAAAGCTTCAGTTTTAGCAGCTACTGGACAGTTAGCATATGAAAAATTTATGAATAAAATTTTAAATAATTTAAAAAAATATGGAGAAGATAATTTAATACTTTCAGGGGGAACAGCTTTAAATTCTTCTTATAATGGAAAGATTGTTAAAAATACTTTTTTTAATAATGTACATATTCCATCTGCTCCTGCAGATGATGGAAATGCAATAGGTTCAGCACTTCTTGGATGGATGGAGATAACAGAAAATAAAGAAATTCCTTTTTTTAGTGAAACTTGTTATCTGGGTACTCTACCAGATTTAAATGTAATTAATAATACAGTTTTAAAGTCAAAATGGAATACACATTCCTTATCTAATAACTCTTATAAAATAATAGCAGAAGAGTTAGCTAAGGGGAAAATAATTGGCATTTTCAGAGGGGCAGCAGAATTTGGACCTAGAGCATTAGGACATAGATCTATTTTAGCTGACCCTAGATCTAAAAAAATGAAAGATTTAATAAATAAAGAAGTTAAAGGAAGAGAATCATATCGTCCTTTTGCACCTATTGTTTTAGAAGAATATCAAAATGAATGGTTTGAAGACTCTATAGATTCACCATTTATGTCTTTTACTTTTCAGTATAAAACTGATAAAGTAAATTTAGTTCCAGCAGTTGTCCATGAAGATAACACAGGGAGAGTACAAACGATAAATAAAAATAGAGATCCTTGGTTATATTCTTTAATTAAAGAATTTAATCGTATAACTGGTGTACCAATAATATTAAATACAAGTTTTAATATCATGGGAAAACCTATTGTTCATTCAGTTCAAGATGCTGTTGCAGTATTTGGAACAACAGGCTTAGATGGCTTACTAATGGAAGATATTTATTTTGAAAAATAA
- a CDS encoding radical SAM protein, with protein MKKLIYLINPKSDFPTYYGAEVLESMGYKPGVQIANLALPTIASFIPKDFEVKLCDEQVSEVDFDIEADYIGITGYISQKNRMIEISKEFRNRGKIIIMGGPFVSLSPNVMREYCDILVEGEIENIADELFSDLTNNSFKNRYIGTKPDLTNLPLPRWDLYPNHRAAVGAIQTSKGCPYSCEFCDVIVYLGQKQRYKPIKNVIKELEQLYSLGYRIVFLSDDNFTINRMQAKKLLNELKNWNILHKSDPVFFRTQVSTDIVKDDELLKLCAEAGLNQVFIGIESPNSNSMKEVKKFQNVKCEMEEVIKKLLKFGILPQCGMMVGFDADDKDIFNKQFELAMNSFNPYFTLTLVVAPDSTPLIKRLKKEKRILDESEYSNRMLWESNIIHKTISKKDMKKGMQWLSSNLYAPENFANRFLNMLDILDCSFIPKGLKKNSLSNKDHIDRDILNISMKVKNMGKSEKKMFNLILEKIVEKNLGQDLFVTVMFFYAQLRYMYSERNLWEPKFIGLESPWSECKGLDK; from the coding sequence TTGAAAAAATTAATTTATTTAATAAATCCTAAATCTGATTTTCCTACTTATTATGGAGCAGAAGTTTTAGAATCAATGGGTTATAAACCAGGTGTACAAATAGCTAATTTAGCTCTACCTACTATTGCATCATTTATTCCTAAAGATTTTGAAGTAAAACTGTGTGATGAACAGGTTTCAGAGGTTGATTTTGATATTGAAGCAGATTATATTGGAATAACTGGTTATATTTCCCAAAAAAATAGAATGATTGAAATTTCAAAAGAGTTTAGAAATAGAGGTAAAATCATTATTATGGGAGGGCCTTTTGTTTCTTTATCTCCTAATGTTATGCGAGAATATTGTGATATTCTTGTTGAAGGTGAGATAGAGAATATTGCAGATGAGTTATTTAGTGATCTAACAAATAATTCTTTTAAAAATAGATATATAGGAACAAAACCTGATTTAACCAATTTACCTTTACCAAGATGGGATTTGTATCCAAACCATAGAGCAGCTGTTGGTGCTATTCAGACTTCAAAGGGATGTCCATATTCTTGTGAATTTTGTGATGTAATTGTTTATTTAGGTCAAAAACAGCGTTATAAACCAATAAAAAATGTTATAAAAGAGCTTGAACAGTTGTATTCTTTAGGATATAGAATAGTATTTCTATCTGATGATAATTTTACAATTAATAGAATGCAAGCTAAGAAACTTTTAAATGAATTAAAAAACTGGAATATTTTACATAAATCAGATCCTGTTTTTTTTAGAACACAAGTTTCCACAGACATAGTAAAAGATGATGAATTATTAAAGCTATGTGCAGAAGCAGGATTAAACCAAGTTTTTATAGGAATTGAATCTCCAAATTCAAATAGTATGAAAGAAGTAAAAAAATTTCAAAATGTTAAGTGTGAAATGGAAGAAGTTATAAAAAAACTTTTAAAATTTGGTATTCTGCCTCAATGTGGGATGATGGTAGGTTTTGATGCAGATGATAAAGATATATTCAATAAACAATTTGAATTAGCTATGAATTCATTTAATCCTTATTTTACTTTGACTCTAGTGGTTGCACCTGATTCTACGCCACTAATTAAAAGATTAAAAAAGGAAAAAAGAATTTTAGATGAAAGTGAGTATTCAAATAGAATGTTATGGGAATCCAATATCATTCATAAAACAATTTCTAAAAAAGATATGAAAAAAGGTATGCAGTGGTTAAGTTCTAATTTATATGCTCCTGAAAATTTTGCAAATAGGTTTTTAAATATGTTAGATATTTTAGATTGTAGTTTTATTCCAAAAGGTTTGAAAAAAAATTCATTATCAAATAAAGATCATATTGATCGAGATATTCTTAATATTTCAATGAAAGTAAAAAATATGGGTAAATCTGAAAAGAAGATGTTTAACTTAATATTAGAAAAGATTGTTGAAAAGAATTTAGGTCAAGATTTATTTGTGACAGTAATGTTTTTTTATGCACAACTTAGATACATGTATTCAGAAAGGAATTTGTGGGAACCTAAATTTATAGGACTAGAATCTCCTTGGAGTGAATGTAAAGGATTAGATAAATAA
- a CDS encoding GtrA family protein: MSKLKKEVKRFLVAGFSAVGTDLATYYLLLNFFEHDIAKTISFLLGTIVAFVINKYWTFEKHGKSYKEIVQFAILYTVTLGANVLTNKLVLEQTQIVLLAFLIATGVSTVLNFLGQKFWVFK; this comes from the coding sequence ATGAGTAAACTAAAAAAAGAAGTTAAAAGATTTTTAGTAGCTGGATTTAGTGCAGTTGGTACAGATTTAGCTACTTATTACTTATTATTAAACTTTTTTGAACATGATATTGCTAAAACAATCTCTTTTCTTTTAGGAACGATAGTTGCTTTTGTTATAAACAAATATTGGACTTTTGAAAAACATGGAAAATCATATAAAGAGATTGTTCAGTTTGCAATTTTATATACAGTAACACTTGGAGCAAATGTTTTAACTAATAAACTTGTTTTAGAACAAACACAAATAGTTTTGTTGGCATTTTTAATAGCAACAGGTGTAAGTACAGTTTTAAATTTTTTAGGTCAAAAATTTTGGGTTTTTAAATAA
- a CDS encoding AMP-binding protein, giving the protein MNKCLALKIEKVLSSSNHEWQYCFLERGGDRGEVYLSPKEILALSKEFAYSLIQYIPANSKLILLLEHGPNFLITLIACIFAGITVIPTTISRFGLNSLRLGKIIKICDGSFILTHDNKIESIKSLFKSDDLFNINNVLTIESLSNTTKVNKSLKLPGFEISQNQPVIIQFTSGTTSEPKGVLISSENILANYYKVASKWNFRKEKTLLTWLPHFHDMGLFGGLFYPLLSGQKIVQMDPLHFIQKPQRWLYAISKFKVNFTGGPAFSFELCNELDIEKFNNKLDLSSLEVAFCGADYVPSKTLNSFRKIFSQFHLNPLSVTPVYGLAEATLFVSGEPNFRFSKPQIYKGNYTEGCYLGEEKNLEIKIVDLYNDNVLSNGEIGEIIISGNSITQGYYEKESFYPSKRFRTGDLGFISNNHLFITGRKKDIIVKNGKNISPSELEQIAARNSDLLNAHSAAAIQIEGSIDGDIILFIEVREKEKYKLNNKEELIKNINQDIQKNFGVTLSKIFFLKRGELMKTSSGKIQRKIVANNYQKGYKFKEYECR; this is encoded by the coding sequence TTGAATAAATGTTTAGCATTAAAGATTGAGAAAGTATTATCTTCATCCAATCATGAATGGCAATATTGCTTTTTAGAAAGAGGTGGGGATAGAGGTGAAGTTTATTTATCACCTAAAGAAATTCTTGCTTTATCAAAAGAGTTCGCTTATAGTCTTATTCAATACATACCTGCAAATAGTAAATTGATTTTATTGCTAGAACATGGTCCAAATTTTTTGATCACGTTAATAGCTTGTATTTTTGCAGGTATAACTGTAATTCCCACTACAATTTCTCGCTTTGGGCTAAATTCATTAAGATTAGGTAAAATTATTAAAATATGTGATGGCTCATTTATTTTAACCCATGATAATAAAATTGAGTCAATTAAATCATTATTTAAAAGTGATGATTTATTTAATATAAATAATGTATTAACAATAGAATCTTTGTCAAATACTACTAAAGTGAATAAATCTTTAAAATTACCAGGTTTTGAAATATCCCAAAATCAACCAGTTATAATTCAATTTACTTCAGGTACTACTAGTGAGCCTAAAGGGGTTTTGATTTCATCTGAGAATATTTTAGCAAATTATTATAAAGTTGCATCAAAATGGAACTTTAGAAAAGAAAAAACCTTATTAACTTGGTTGCCTCATTTTCATGATATGGGTTTGTTCGGGGGACTTTTTTATCCATTATTAAGTGGACAGAAAATAGTTCAGATGGACCCTTTGCATTTTATACAAAAACCACAACGTTGGCTTTATGCAATAAGTAAATTTAAAGTAAACTTTACTGGAGGCCCAGCTTTTTCTTTTGAACTTTGTAATGAACTTGATATAGAAAAGTTTAATAATAAATTAGATTTGTCAAGTTTAGAAGTTGCTTTTTGTGGTGCAGATTATGTTCCATCAAAAACATTGAATTCTTTTAGAAAAATATTTTCACAATTTCATTTAAATCCATTATCTGTAACTCCTGTATATGGACTTGCAGAAGCAACATTATTTGTTTCAGGGGAACCAAATTTTAGATTTTCAAAACCTCAAATCTATAAAGGAAATTATACAGAGGGATGTTATCTCGGAGAAGAAAAAAATTTAGAAATAAAAATAGTCGATTTATATAATGATAATGTTTTATCAAATGGAGAAATAGGTGAAATAATTATTAGTGGTAATTCTATTACTCAAGGATATTATGAAAAAGAATCTTTTTATCCTTCAAAAAGATTTAGAACAGGTGATTTAGGTTTTATTTCAAATAATCATCTTTTTATTACAGGGCGAAAAAAAGATATTATTGTAAAAAATGGAAAAAATATTTCACCCTCTGAACTAGAACAAATAGCAGCAAGAAATAGTGATCTATTAAATGCACATTCAGCTGCAGCAATTCAAATTGAAGGTTCTATTGATGGTGATATTATTCTATTTATTGAAGTAAGAGAAAAAGAAAAATATAAATTAAACAATAAAGAAGAATTGATTAAAAATATCAATCAAGATATTCAAAAAAATTTTGGAGTAACATTATCTAAAATATTTTTTCTAAAAAGAGGTGAACTTATGAAAACTTCAAGTGGAAAAATTCAGAGGAAAATTGTTGCAAATAATTATCAAAAAGGCTATAAATTTAAGGAGTATGAGTGCAGGTAA
- a CDS encoding class II aldolase/adducin family protein has protein sequence MNEVEALVRISKFAGERFDLVQAGGGNSSVKLDDDRMLIKASGFSLSEVEQDSGYSKVSTSMIAKIVENNEVLDANDKRTRESITANLVKEGTIDKENRPSIETLLHSLVYKYTLHTHPVVVNMVLNKPNYKEILSSLFDSDIVLVEYKTPGIELALELYEEINKFEVLPKLIFLQNHGLIVTSNELEDIENLTNEVVDKISKYLQMDMTKYKKTNKISKLLKQLDENENITYLSNDLELNSLLKTDKSLFFKKPFCPDSLVYCGISGIEIKSFDDIESINEYQKNYYELPKVIIHDNDIFLSAKNIKKAKDMEDVLKFHILVLAQDIKDVNYLELDELAYLSNWEAEKYRQKL, from the coding sequence ATGAATGAAGTAGAAGCATTAGTAAGAATATCAAAGTTTGCAGGTGAAAGGTTTGATCTTGTTCAAGCTGGTGGGGGGAATAGCTCTGTTAAATTAGATGATGATAGAATGTTAATAAAAGCATCAGGATTTTCTTTAAGTGAGGTAGAACAAGATAGTGGATATTCTAAAGTATCTACAAGCATGATTGCAAAAATTGTAGAAAATAATGAAGTGTTAGATGCAAATGATAAAAGAACTAGAGAATCTATCACAGCGAATCTTGTAAAAGAAGGAACGATAGATAAAGAAAATAGACCTTCTATTGAAACTCTTCTTCATTCTTTGGTTTATAAATATACCTTACATACACATCCTGTAGTAGTAAATATGGTTTTAAACAAGCCCAATTATAAAGAGATTCTTAGTTCATTATTCGATTCAGATATTGTTTTAGTTGAGTACAAAACCCCAGGTATTGAACTAGCCCTTGAACTTTATGAAGAGATAAATAAGTTTGAAGTATTACCAAAGCTTATTTTTTTACAAAATCATGGTCTAATTGTAACTTCAAATGAGTTAGAAGATATAGAAAATTTAACTAATGAAGTAGTAGATAAAATATCAAAATATCTCCAAATGGATATGACAAAGTATAAAAAAACGAATAAAATATCAAAATTATTAAAACAATTAGATGAAAATGAAAATATCACATATTTATCTAATGATTTAGAACTTAATAGTCTACTAAAAACTGATAAAAGTTTGTTTTTTAAAAAACCATTTTGTCCTGACTCTTTAGTGTATTGTGGAATTAGTGGTATTGAGATAAAAAGCTTTGATGATATTGAGAGTATTAACGAGTATCAGAAAAACTATTATGAATTGCCAAAAGTTATAATTCATGATAATGATATATTTTTATCCGCAAAAAATATTAAAAAAGCAAAAGATATGGAAGATGTTTTAAAATTTCATATTTTGGTTTTAGCCCAAGATATAAAAGATGTGAATTATTTAGAATTAGATGAACTGGCTTACCTTTCAAATTGGGAAGCTGAAAAATACAGACAAAAGTTATAG
- a CDS encoding sugar phosphate nucleotidyltransferase, translated as MHIVVPMSGVGNRFVEAGYKDPKPLIVIDGKPIIAHVCDLFPGETKFTFICNSKHLAETNMRDILLSLKPNANVVEIPNHKKGPVYAVSLIEDLIDDDEEIIVNYCDFGTYWDYEDFLKHTRDRDADGAIPAYKRFHPHMLGTTNYAFMRDDKQWMLEIKEKEPFTDNRMEEYASNGTYYFKKGSYVKKYFQEIMDKDINLKGEYYVSLIYNLLVKDGLKVSIYDVQHMLQWGTPADVEEYNTWSKYFKDAILEKEKPAAKDNSLTLIPLAGRGSRFAKVGYKNPKPLIDVSGKPMIIQAANSLPNSKEHIYVTLQEHLDNYPLEKALKKEYPKSKIIPINEVTEGQAITCSLGLKDVDESKSLLIAATDNGMIYNKEKYQKLIDSDDVDAIIFTFRHHISSKNNPQMYGWVKIDDNDNATGVSVKVPISDNPYEDHAVVGTFWFKKVEYYNKALKNLLDKDIRVNGEYYVDSLMDELIEMGLKVKVFEVDDYICWGTPDDYETFVYWQSFFHKIPWHPYSLEKDITVNKNKIEELDKKYKTFEQEYR; from the coding sequence ATGCATATTGTAGTACCAATGTCAGGAGTAGGAAATAGATTTGTAGAAGCAGGATATAAAGATCCTAAACCTTTAATTGTGATAGATGGAAAACCTATTATCGCACACGTATGTGATTTATTCCCAGGAGAAACAAAATTTACATTTATATGTAATTCAAAACATCTTGCTGAAACAAATATGAGAGATATACTTTTATCTTTAAAGCCAAATGCAAATGTAGTAGAAATACCAAACCATAAGAAAGGTCCAGTTTATGCTGTATCTTTGATAGAAGATTTAATTGATGATGATGAAGAGATAATAGTAAACTATTGTGATTTTGGTACATATTGGGATTATGAAGATTTTTTAAAACATACAAGAGATAGAGATGCCGATGGAGCAATACCTGCTTATAAAAGATTTCATCCTCATATGTTAGGTACAACAAACTATGCATTTATGAGAGATGATAAACAATGGATGTTAGAGATAAAAGAGAAAGAACCTTTTACAGATAATAGAATGGAAGAATATGCTTCAAATGGTACATATTATTTTAAAAAAGGAAGCTATGTTAAAAAATATTTCCAAGAGATAATGGATAAAGACATTAATCTAAAAGGTGAATATTATGTCTCTTTAATCTATAATTTATTGGTAAAAGATGGATTAAAAGTATCTATTTATGATGTTCAACATATGTTACAATGGGGAACACCAGCTGATGTTGAAGAGTATAATACTTGGTCTAAATACTTTAAAGATGCAATCTTAGAAAAAGAAAAGCCAGCTGCGAAAGATAATAGTTTAACCCTAATACCTTTAGCAGGTAGAGGAAGTAGATTTGCAAAAGTAGGATATAAAAACCCTAAGCCACTAATTGATGTAAGTGGAAAACCAATGATTATCCAAGCAGCAAACTCTTTACCTAACTCAAAAGAGCATATATACGTAACGTTGCAAGAACATTTAGACAACTATCCTTTAGAAAAAGCATTAAAAAAAGAATATCCAAAGTCAAAAATTATTCCTATTAATGAAGTGACTGAGGGGCAAGCTATCACTTGTAGTTTAGGACTAAAAGATGTTGATGAATCAAAATCTTTATTGATAGCAGCAACTGATAATGGAATGATTTATAATAAAGAGAAATATCAAAAACTTATTGATAGTGATGATGTAGACGCTATTATCTTTACCTTTAGACACCATATTAGCAGTAAAAATAATCCTCAAATGTATGGTTGGGTAAAAATTGATGATAATGACAATGCCACAGGAGTATCTGTAAAAGTTCCAATATCTGATAACCCATATGAGGATCATGCTGTAGTTGGCACATTTTGGTTTAAAAAAGTTGAATATTATAATAAAGCTCTAAAAAATTTATTAGATAAAGATATAAGAGTAAATGGTGAATACTATGTTGATTCACTAATGGATGAGTTAATTGAAATGGGATTAAAAGTTAAAGTGTTTGAAGTTGATGATTATATTTGTTGGGGAACACCTGATGATTATGAGACTTTTGTATATTGGCAAAGCTTTTTCCATAAAATACCATGGCATCCATACTCTTTAGAAAAAGATATAACAGTAAATAAAAATAAAATAGAAGAGTTAGATAAAAAATATAAAACTTTTGAGCAAGAATATAGATGA
- a CDS encoding cytochrome P450, with the protein MQVIKDFKTAKRILSSKEEFGPPNMYNYIELIEKESGIDFTELKRHLKMFLPFMHGKEHLDIRKPVNKIFTHLAIERFNSNIIEAIEYRLNEIEKIKNDSIDLIVDICDNFYIDMTEILFGVKISDRKEFIKQIEIATKSVERMASVSQFIKLQNVLIDLNNLIIKQYDNFPANSLFKVISEHTKNIMTKEEIVSLLIVLLIAPRATTETISHIMVAYSEMEDEKIRKYSSFEWVNNHVDDLIRLYASTNLLSKETKKDVKINGKIIPKGTQVLIDIPSINRDNKQYGEQVELEKIDDYSPSISHLTFGSGSHKCLGAELSKNIIKEFIPRFFEKFPIIKCDLSKQIFYKAEIATRIKNLPAKFIESN; encoded by the coding sequence GTGCAGGTAATTAAAGACTTTAAGACAGCAAAACGAATTCTTTCTTCAAAAGAAGAATTTGGACCTCCAAATATGTATAATTACATTGAATTAATTGAAAAGGAATCTGGAATTGATTTTACAGAGTTAAAAAGACATTTAAAAATGTTTCTTCCTTTCATGCATGGAAAAGAACATCTTGATATTAGAAAGCCAGTTAATAAGATTTTTACACATTTAGCAATTGAAAGATTTAATTCAAATATTATTGAAGCAATAGAATATAGATTAAATGAAATAGAAAAGATTAAAAATGATAGTATTGATTTAATAGTAGATATTTGTGATAATTTTTATATTGATATGACTGAGATTTTGTTTGGAGTAAAAATATCTGATAGAAAAGAATTTATTAAACAAATTGAAATAGCTACAAAGTCTGTTGAAAGAATGGCATCAGTTTCACAGTTTATAAAATTACAAAATGTTTTAATTGATCTTAATAATTTGATTATTAAACAATATGATAATTTCCCTGCAAATAGTTTATTTAAAGTTATTTCTGAGCATACAAAAAATATTATGACAAAAGAAGAAATTGTATCACTACTTATTGTATTATTAATTGCTCCTAGAGCAACAACTGAAACAATTTCACATATTATGGTAGCTTACAGTGAAATGGAAGATGAAAAAATAAGAAAATATTCATCTTTTGAATGGGTTAATAATCATGTTGATGATTTAATTCGTCTCTATGCATCAACTAATTTGTTATCAAAAGAAACAAAAAAAGATGTTAAAATTAATGGAAAAATAATTCCAAAAGGGACTCAAGTTTTAATTGATATTCCTTCAATAAATCGGGATAATAAACAGTATGGTGAACAAGTAGAGTTGGAAAAAATAGATGATTATAGTCCATCAATTTCTCATCTTACATTTGGTTCAGGAAGTCATAAATGTTTAGGTGCTGAACTTTCAAAAAACATAATAAAAGAGTTTATCCCTAGGTTTTTTGAGAAATTTCCTATAATTAAATGTGATTTAAGTAAACAAATATTTTATAAAGCAGAAATAGCAACTAGAATAAAAAATCTACCTGCTAAATTTATAGAATCTAATTAG
- a CDS encoding phosphatidylinositol-specific phospholipase C/glycerophosphodiester phosphodiesterase family protein, whose translation MEYIAHRINTIEELKQVPKEFGVELDLRDFGDKLVLQHDPFKSGEDFEEYLKHYNHGTMILNIKSERIEHKVLELIQKYGIEKYFFLDSSFPMIYLLSKNGEKNIALRFSEFEGIDTILTMKGKVEWIWVDCFSKLPITKENYKLLKDNGFKLCLVSPELQSQPEKLEEYKNYLEYNQILFDSICTKIYCIDSWKKSFK comes from the coding sequence ATGGAATATATTGCACATAGAATAAATACAATTGAAGAATTAAAGCAAGTTCCAAAAGAGTTTGGAGTTGAGTTAGACTTAAGAGATTTTGGGGATAAATTAGTTTTACAACATGATCCTTTTAAGTCAGGTGAAGATTTTGAAGAATATTTAAAACATTATAACCATGGGACAATGATTCTTAATATTAAAAGTGAAAGAATTGAACATAAAGTATTAGAGTTGATTCAAAAATATGGAATAGAAAAATACTTTTTTTTAGACAGTTCTTTTCCTATGATTTACTTACTTTCTAAAAATGGTGAAAAAAATATTGCATTACGTTTTTCAGAATTTGAAGGAATAGATACTATACTAACAATGAAAGGTAAAGTAGAATGGATATGGGTAGATTGTTTTTCAAAATTGCCTATTACAAAGGAAAATTATAAGTTATTAAAAGATAATGGTTTTAAATTATGTTTAGTTTCTCCTGAGCTACAAAGCCAACCTGAAAAGTTAGAAGAATATAAAAATTATTTAGAATATAATCAAATTTTATTTGACTCTATATGTACAAAAATTTACTGTATTGATAGTTGGAAGAAGAGTTTTAAATAA
- a CDS encoding glycosyltransferase family 2 protein: MKLSIIVPCYNESKNIPLILEKFSSVIDRNDVEVILVNNGSTDNSEEVINSLLPKFNFARCVKVEVNQGYGFGITSGLNEAKGEFIGYTHADMQTDPADSLKALDIIEKQATPQNTYVKGDRKGRPLFDQFFTIGMSFFETVYLGTKLWDINAQPNIFHRSFFENIKKSCPKDFSLDLYFLYMANKKGLNLIRFDVVFPPRIHGESSWNTGFSSKWKFIKRTLEFSFKLKKEL; this comes from the coding sequence ATGAAATTATCAATAATAGTGCCATGTTATAATGAATCAAAAAATATACCTCTTATATTGGAGAAGTTTTCAAGTGTAATTGATAGGAATGATGTTGAAGTTATTTTGGTAAATAATGGGTCAACAGATAATAGTGAAGAGGTAATAAATAGCCTATTACCTAAATTTAATTTTGCCAGATGTGTAAAAGTTGAAGTAAATCAAGGTTATGGATTTGGTATTACATCTGGTTTAAATGAAGCAAAAGGTGAATTTATTGGATATACCCATGCAGATATGCAAACTGACCCAGCTGATTCCTTAAAAGCTTTAGACATTATAGAAAAACAAGCAACTCCTCAAAATACTTATGTGAAAGGTGATAGGAAAGGAAGACCCTTGTTTGATCAGTTTTTTACTATAGGAATGAGTTTTTTTGAAACTGTATATTTAGGTACAAAACTTTGGGATATAAATGCTCAACCAAATATTTTTCATAGAAGTTTTTTTGAAAATATAAAGAAAAGTTGTCCTAAAGATTTTTCTTTAGATTTATATTTTTTGTATATGGCGAATAAAAAAGGACTTAATCTAATTAGGTTTGATGTGGTATTTCCTCCTAGAATACATGGTGAATCAAGTTGGAATACAGGTTTTTCTTCAAAATGGAAATTTATAAAAAGAACATTAGAATTTAGTTTTAAGTTAAAAAAGGAACTTTAA
- a CDS encoding acyl carrier protein, whose translation MKNINNKHQEVVEFLLEKVSKRTKVSLDKLTADTNLADVGIDSLNAVLLCGYLEEEYDLEIEPVIMFEYKTANEVADAICKMMEE comes from the coding sequence ATGAAAAATATAAATAATAAGCATCAAGAAGTAGTAGAATTTTTATTAGAAAAAGTATCGAAAAGAACTAAGGTCTCACTTGATAAATTAACTGCAGATACAAATTTAGCAGATGTTGGTATAGATTCTCTTAATGCAGTACTTCTTTGTGGGTACTTAGAAGAAGAATATGATTTAGAAATAGAACCAGTAATAATGTTTGAATATAAAACTGCAAATGAAGTTGCAGATGCAATATGTAAAATGATGGAAGAGTAG